aataaaacaataaacctAAACATACGCATCGATTTTATTACTAGCCATTTCGCAAATAACACTACGAATCGGagacgaaaacaaaagcggcaaACTCATTCGCATGCCAGGCACACAAACCGAATCGAAGCCACAACAAATCGACTCCGAATACGTGAATCATAGGCCCGGCTCACTGCACCGCACTCAACTGCATTATTACGCAAGCCTACTACCACTAAATCCAGCCATGCGATGCTGGCCACAAACTTGACTGGGGTTTTCCCAAGGCCCAAAAGCTGTTTAAGCCGGCAGCAGGCAATAAAGAATTGAATAGGCCAACAATGCGAGACCAAAAACTTTACTTCGGTTTTCTTGGGATTTTCCATCGGTGGATTGGCGAATAGTTTTTGGGCAAATCCATGGCACAATTGGAGATGCAGTAAAAAGGCGAAATGCAATTGCAGGCACTGGAAAAAGcaatgtttattttccaaatatattcAGCCAGAAATATGTTAAAATCGATGAAACTGATGTACTCAAttgattatgattatttcTATATCTAATAGTTAGAtgtggaaaaaggaaaaatcgagaaaaaatcataacaaaataaaaaaaagagagaatgctatagtcgagtttcccaaatatcagatacccgttactcacctAGTAGGAGTGCAAACCAGATTGGATTATCGAtagaaacaataaaaaaaactaatgaattaaaattaaataatatccaaaaatcaaaaaatttaaaagtgtgggcgtgggagttTGTGGCGGTTTTTTGGTGTTATTATGTATCTGTATGTATCTGTATGTCTAATCTCAACTTTACAGCTCATATAGTTTCTGAGGtctgacgttcatacgaacggacGGATATCGACTCCTCTAGCTATCCTGTTCAGGAATATACAACTTAATAGGACAGGAAATGCTTCCTTccacctgttacatacttttcatcgaTTTTTTTACTATACAAGTAGCTACAAGTAAtaaaaagataataaaatacatatataaaaggaagctttaaataaaaccaatgGTATATGAAGATAGTTTCTAACTGccttatttaatttcaatcgtCTTACACAAAAATGTGTGCTTGCTTGATTTTTACATCTCCTAAAAATGTAAGCTCTAAATCCATACTCAATATCCGATGTATGTAGTTGGTCTAAAGAGATTGCCCAATTGTCTTtagctttttggccaaatggtGCATGTGGGTGGAAGACCTCAACTTGTTGAGCAATTGACACAAATCTAAGTCAGGGAGTCGGCATTTCAGCCTTGAGCTAGTGacaatatttctttattttctttttgcttttggacTTGAACTGCGATGCTTGTGTGAGAAGGTGGAAGAGAGAAAGGAATAGTACCAGAAAGAGAAGGAGAGAGTGATTCAGTCGGAGGAAGCTAACAAAGTAGAGCAAACACGATTCCCACACAAATCCATTTGGGCAAACAATTAACAAGTTGGCCATAATCAACATGAGCAATGTTGTAATACTACGGCCCAAGAAATGTGCAAAAAGTTGGAGCGCACCATAAATTGAAGTGAATATATGCCAAATCCGAAATGCAGATCCAATATCGAGGCCCTGAACCTGTAACCCCATCGGATTCCAAACTGTCCACCTGGCATTAGTTGTCTCCGGCGAGGtccaagttcaagttcagTTCATCAGTCGCTGGGATTTACCAATAGCCAAGTTTCAGCTAACtaccaaaattatttttatcaagaaaaacattttggacAACAGCAAGTCGCAATGGTAGATACACTATTTAACATAAATAGATCtgatacatttaaaattataacgTGTTACAGCTCGAGGGATAGAAACcaaaatattacttttattttactaCAGATTTTACTGTAACTTCAGCTTAAGTTACGTTTTAAATATAAtctattcaaatttaaataatatatgaagCGTTTAGGACATAGCGCTAATTGATTATGATAAATTATAGAAACTTAAACATCACGCACTTACTCGTATTAGTTACTAAACATTTCTATAATTAAGTTTTATAGATTTATTCGGAAAacagtttataaataatactatTATTTAAGTAACTTTTGCCAACCCTTTGGTGTACCCCCCCATGAAGAGCGtaaacgaaatggaaataggTTCGACGCACCTCCTTCAAAAATTTATCGAAAAGCCCAAAGTGCCCAAAGTAGATGAGTCATAAAAAACCCGATGGTCAAAAACTACGCCACACGCTACCGTGATTGATAAAAACACCACGAATTAATCACGAGCAAATAGCCGAAAGGTGTTTGGCAAACTACACAGAGCGGCGACAATAACAACTACGGCAAATCAATGTGATTAGCATAATTTGCGAAGATCTGGTCATTATCAACTTTCTTGGAATGTTTAACATAAAACGCCACTTAAGTGGGGCTAGATAAACGACTCCAGCTCATCGAACCAAGGTCAGTAACACAAGTGGAAGCCACTGGATCCACTGAATCACAATGAGACTCACTGCGGGCAGCACTGACCATACACAACGCAAACCTGATAATGATTGGGATTTGAGGTAGTGGCACGCGAGCGTGATCATCGTGAATAAGTTGGGGGGAATGTCTCTAATTTTTATGAACTTCGGGTAATTCCGCCAAGCGCTTTTTACTCACAGTGAGCTaggttaaaataaaaaacaaaaaaatatcgaaaaaaaaacgaaaatgaaacgAATGACCGACTGATGACGTTTGCATTGACCATGGGTTAAAACCAGACGATTTTTACTgaactgcaagcgaaaagagagGCAGATATAAGAAGTGAAAAAATGGAGAAAGATGAATGTATGCCAAAAGATCCGGTTTTAAGCAATGCCCAATTTTACCCTTTTTTCACGATGTTTTTATTGTTCAGCGGTTGCTCCTCTCTGACCCAATTCATAATTGCAGAATTGCATAATCCCGGTTTCTCAAGCAACGCCTTTCCGGGAAGCTAAATTTGGTTATTCAAAATTTGGTTAAAATCGTAAAAAACACAATGACCAATTTGGCTGGTTAGCACAGGCAGTCATGTAGGAGATGTTTTGATGAAGTGAAGATAGTTTCTGGGTTTCTTACTGATAGTGAACTTACCAAAGTGATATTTCCGCCTAGACCCTCGATTAGTTACCTCCAGTAGTTTGGCAGAATTGGGGATTTGAGAAAAAACCCAGACGAAAAATGATTGCCCACCAAAATCAACACTAACGGCGAGAAAGACGGGTTGCCAAACATTGTAGccttttgccgcttttgtatcttttgtttTGGGCTACCGATTCGCAACCGTAAGCGGTATGAAAGCTAGAAGGAGACGGAGGCAATCCGAAAGAGACAGCGAAACGTTGGAGCTTGACGTCGACGCCGCGCATGCGCAGCTTTTGTATAAAATGTGCGCGGCCGACGAAAGCGAAATCAGTGAACGATCTGCAGAGCAACGAAAAGCACAATCTGTGCAGAAAGTGAATGAAGTGAAAGGATAACAGACTCTGTAAATTGCATAAGGATTATCCAGACAACAGTGATAACTACCCAATTGGATTAATAAACTTGACACAAAAAAGGTGAGTGAAGTGAGCCAAACTACCAAACGACCAAAGTGAACTCGAGTGAACCGAAAgcaagttaatttaaattagtggCTATTAATTGTGAGTCTGCAGCAGATAAAATGATGGATGTTGCAAATGTATCGACACACATATAATAAAAACTCTTGGCCAAGAGCCTCCGCGTCATTAAGCCAATCGAACAAGCGAAACTTTCACTGCGAATACAATGGAAAAACCTAACCAATTTCCCAAACCCAACCAATCGGCATTTAGCATCGCTTACGAGCACTTCTCGCCAAAGAAAATCCAAGCAAAAGAGTTGCCggcaatttgcaatgcaaCGCTGCGCACAACTTCCGTCCAAAGAGCGGGCCTAAAGAAATCCAAAAGTCCATTTACATAACTGGAAAATATACTTTTGAGGCACTTGAagaaattcacaaaaaattTCAAACAAGACCTAggaaatgtaaaaaattaattctCCTTATatagttatttaaaatatttgctctAAGAATTAGTACAACTTTTTACCTAAACATATAATACTGCTTACCGAACCCCAAGCTAGTCGTCATTCCAAGTGGTAACAATATAATCTTGAGTTACTCCTTGAACCAATACAAGTTTTAAGATTGAAGTGTAGCCGATCTTTTACAAAATCCGCCCTCGCTCTGAGCCGGTGACATAACTGCAATGCAAAAGTCCATGAAAAAGGCTGAAAAGAAAAGTGAattttacaaaactaaaagaGACACGAAGCGGAAAGCGGCTGTCAGGGGAGAGATCAAGTTGAGCGATGGTCGCCGGTGGCATTGCAGTCGTAGGCTTGCTAAATCTGTAGGAAAATTACCTCATAAATTACGGGGAGCTGAAGCCATGCCGCCCCTCGCCATCCCGACTTCCATTTCGAGCAAAAGTAACGTACAAAATCAGGCAATTAAGTGCGGCGGTCTGCGACCTCCAACGAAAGTAAAAGTCTTATACGGGCGTCTGAGTCACGGTGAAGATTTCGTGATGTTAACCGGTTTGGGCTTCGGATTCGGTATTGTTACGGATTGGTTAAGCCAGAGATGGTATGGGGACCGGTGGATAGGGGGAGAAATGTAAACTGGCACAATGACTTGGGGTAATGGTGTCAACTTGGCACTTATGTCATAACCAATCCTGACTAAGCCTCTTTATCTGTTTTCCGTTCAAAATAAAAGACGGCAAAGATCGTAAATCAATCACTAGATTATGAAAATCATTGAGATTGTAAAATTAAGATTAAATATATAGGTACATATTATAGAATTGAAATCCTAAAGTTTCCCTATCAAATCATTTCAGAGCTTCACAATGAGAATTAGAGCTAGCCTTTTGGCAGTTGTACTGCTGGCCACTGCCTCCTTGGCCGAAGAATCCAACTGGGGCAATGAGTGGGCGCCCATGGAGGATGCGATGCCAAGCCGCCGATCTGTTGATACCAAACCCGCCGAACAATCTGACATACAGGGACGTTACCTGGTCCACGAGTCCATCCAGagcaacagcaccacccaGATCGACGAGGTCATTGAACAGCTGATCAACTCCCGCCGTGAGGGTCGTAATCTGGGAGAGTACGATGCCGTCTATGCTGATGGTAATATCGATCAGGCTCTGCAGCAGGGAAACGATTTGCAGGCCCGCAATCTTATCAGGGATAAACTGTGCGGGTTGGGACTGATGAGCTGCGATGTGGAGGAGAAGCGTCCCTTCTACTCGACCATCTACGCCCAGGGTCCGCCACCACCATCCGGTTTCAGCGGTGGTCCCTATGGTCCAGCAAAGCCCATGCCCCCACCAAGCTACTTCAGCGGTCGCCCGCCAATGGGTGGACCTCCAGGATCCTACGGACCCCCACCAAGCTCCCTGAACTCCTTTGGACCTCCGGCCAGCTCCGTGAACTCCTTTGGACCTCCCAGGAAGGTGGGCTACGAGGGACCCTACAAACCAATGTCTGGACCTTACAGGCCATCTGGACCCGGTGGCTACCTGGAGCATCCTCCACCATCCGCCATTGACGGCTCATCCGACGGTATCACCTACACGAAGCCCCCACCCGGAGCCCTGATCTACGACAGCAAACCACCAGGACCCATCTACACCGGAGGTCCTTCTCTGGGTGCTGGACCCGTTTTCAATGGTGCTTCGAATGGAGTTCCTCCATACAACTACGAGAATCCCGAGGGTGGCATTCAGGGCGCCAGCTCAGCTCCCAATGGCTTCTACTCGCAGCAGTCTTCagcttcctcctcctcggcaaCGTCCTCCAGTACCAAAGTAGTGGTTGGAGCCCCGCTCGATAGCCTGCAGCAACATGTGCACCATCATTACCATCATGTGGAAGGTGGCGAGGGAGCCAAGGTTCCCAGTGTGCCAATTCCTATTGGAGCTGGCCAGACCATTAACACCGACTTCAGTGCCCTGGCCCAATCCTCTGCCACATACACTCCCTCCGTTCAGACTTCTTCCGGATCCAGTTACTCCCAGTCCAATGCCTTCAATGCTGGCTTTAATGGTGCTTCTCAGGGTGGGCTTCTGTCGCAGAATGGTTTTGGAATCTCCCAGAAACCCACTGGAGATCTGTACAAACCAAGCTCTGGAGATCTGTACAAACCAAACACTGGAGATCTCTACAAACCAAACTCAGGACTAGGAAACTTTGGCAGCAGCGCCTCTGGAGGATTCAGTGGATCGCCCAGCTCCAGTTACCACAGCCAGAACCCCGACTACTACAAGAAGGAGCTACAAGGTGGAGCATCCAACCAGTACAATGGCATTTCTGGTGGCTACCAGGGTCAGGGACAGTACCAAAGTGGCTATGACACCTCCCGCCAGCAGATCGTGGACTGCCAGTGTGTGCCCATCTCCCAGTGCCCCGCTGCCGACCGCATTGGCCGCAAGGAAGATCTCATTCTGCCCATTGATCCCCGCAACCTGGGCAAGGACATTGAGGCTCTGAGTGACGATGCTCTGTCCAGCAATGCTACCACTCCTGCTGAGGGTAAGAAGGCCGAGGAGAAGGCGGACGAGGATGACAAGAAGCGCACCCGTCGACAGGCTGATCAAAAGGATGACGAAGCTAGCGATCTCTCACTCGATGCTCAAGGGGTAAGTCAATAGAAGTCTCTGTAGAAGACCGTAGTCTTAGGTTAAGTAGTGCCCGACTAATGCCAAATCACACATGGTTCACATGGACCTCTAATCGAGTTCTAGCCAAGCTCCTccctcccacacacacatccaaccaaacaataaatcaatcagtcaatcaacaaataaaaccaatttgaCAACTGCACCCATCGTTCAACGCTCCAAGCTCAACTAAAATACCAGAGTGCAAATCGGTTCCGATTAGACCAGTCACTAATCCCAGAACTAAACCAGCTAACCAAGCACGACCTTTGTGATCGCACGCCTGCAACCCGAAACATGCAACCTGCATCCGGCAACCAGAAATGGAACTCCACCTCTAGCGTTCTTATGTTTTCCCCTTATCAACAAATAGAGACAGTCCCCGCTCGGAGGATCTCCATTGGCATTGCCCGCTCTCCAGGCCATAGAACTAATCCAACGCAAAGTGCTGCCCACTTACGGTGTGAGCTTCGGGCTTCCCTATCCCAGTGGCGGCTATGGAGGTTATCCCTCGAATATCCTGGGTGATCATGTGCCCGCTCAAAACCCGTACTTTGGTTCGGTGGGGCCTAATGGTCTAAATCTCGGTCTGGTGAATGTGAATCCTCTGGTATCGGTGCAAGTGGCCAAAACAGAATATGGCGAGAAGGTGGTGAAGCCACTGGTCAATCTGCATGTCACCCCAAATGCGAATCTCATTCAAAAAGTGGGGGACTTTTTTAAGAAGAAGCCCACCGAAGCGTACAGCACCCATTACCACCACCACGATCATTATAGTGGCTACGAGCATCACGATTATGATCACCATGGACACCACGAACACCACTCGTACCCGCATTTCTATGGAGGATCTGGCCCGGGTCCCCACTTTAGTGTGGAAATGGTCCCAAGCACTCCCATCTTCGAGTATCACAGTGGCCCTTCTGCGCCTTCCGTTCAATATCACCACCACCAAGAATCGTCTCCCTATGAGAGCTCATTCAGCTCGGTATATCCCGGATCCAGTCCCGATTTCGGGGGCTTTGGCGAGTACTCACAGCATGTGGAACGAAGTGCCAATGTGAGCGGTGGTGATGCAGACGTGTCATCGAATTCCGGTCGTCGTGGAAAACAGTTGAACCTGGGACCCCTCTACAATATCCCCACTCCGGCTCCTGGTGAGGCCGCTGGCAGTGACCGGATCACTTTCCCCCGGGATCGCAGGCGCAGGAGCGTTGAGGATGGTGTGTGGGCGGGAGCAGCTCCAGAGGAGCAGGTAACCATGTGTGGATAAAGCATTCAAGTTCATTCAATAGAGTTAATAGATTATCAATGTTCTTAGgtacaaaattcaaaatttgcatGAGGAACCCAATTATCGAacaatgttttatatattttgcatatgtttttattgttttataacAACATCTTATTACAAACAAATCTTAATACCAATTGGAGTAATAATATATACTCCTTAAGAATCTGTGGCATTCAAAGTTTATAAGAAAAGTAGTAAATCCAGATAAGATTGTAAGCCATTCCTCCAAGATTATTCTAATTGCGATCGCCTTTCTTAATATTTTCCAGCGTGCTTATTATGGAAACCGACCCGTGGAGAAGACCTGCCGCATCAACGAGGTCTGCTGCCGTCGTCCTCTGCGTCCCCAGGCTCCTCCCCAGCAATTTGGTCGTTGTGGAGTGAGGAACGCCGCTGGAATCACCGGTCGCATCAAGAATCCCGTCTACGTCGACGGAGACAGTGAGTTCGGCGAGTATCCCTGGCATGTGGCCATTCTGAAGAAGGACCCCAAGGAGTCGATCTACGCCTGCGGTGGCACCCTCATCGATGCCCAGCACATCATCTCCGCTGCCCATTGCATTAAATCGTAAGTTCTAGAGTCTTAAAGGTATCTTTCACCATAGGATTAACCAATTGCTTTTTCCTATCCAGTCAAAATGGCTTCGATCTTCGCGTGCGTCTGGGCGAATGGGATGTCAACCACGATGTGGAGTTCTTCCCCTACATTGAACGCGATGTGGTTTCCGTGCACATCCATCCTGAGTACTATGCCGGCACTTTGGACAATGATCTGGCTGTTCTGAAACTGGACCAACCCGTTGACTTCACCAAGAATCCCCACATTAGTCCCGCCTGTCTGCCCGACAAGTATTCCGATTTCACTGGAGCTCGTTGCTGGACGACTGGATGGGGCAAGGACGCCTTCGGCGAGCACGGCAAGTACCAGAACATCCTGAAGGAGGTGGATGTGCCAATCCTATCGCACCAGCAGTGCGAGGCCCAGCTGAGGAACACCCGTTTGGGTTATAGCTACAAACTGAATCCCGGATTCGTGTGCGCCGGCGGAGAGGAGGGCAAGGATGCCTGCAagggtgatggtggtggtcCATTGGTGTGCGACAGGAATGGAGCCATGCACGTGGTCGGAGTGGTGTCCTGGGGCATTGGATGCGGCCAGGTGAACGTTCCTGGAGTCTACGTAAAGGTATCTGCCTACCTGCCCTGGATCCAACAAATCAC
This genomic interval from Drosophila teissieri strain GT53w chromosome 3L, Prin_Dtei_1.1, whole genome shotgun sequence contains the following:
- the LOC122616734 gene encoding uncharacterized protein LOC122616734; translated protein: MRIRASLLAVVLLATASLAEESNWGNEWAPMEDAMPSRRSVDTKPAEQSDIQGRYLVHESIQSNSTTQIDEVIEQLINSRREGRNLGEYDAVYADGNIDQALQQGNDLQARNLIRDKLCGLGLMSCDVEEKRPFYSTIYAQGPPPPSGFSGGPYGPAKPMPPPSYFSGRPPMGGPPGSYGPPPSSLNSFGPPASSVNSFGPPRKVGYEGPYKPMSGPYRPSGPGGYLEHPPPSAIDGSSDGITYTKPPPGALIYDSKPPGPIYTGGPSLGAGPVFNGASNGVPPYNYENPEGGIQGASSAPNGFYSQQSSASSSSATSSSTKVVVGAPLDSLQQHVHHHYHHVEGGEGAKVPSVPIPIGAGQTINTDFSALAQSSATYTPSVQTSSGSSYSQSNAFNAGFNGASQGGLLSQNGFGISQKPTGDLYKPSSGDLYKPNTGDLYKPNSGLGNFGSSASGGFSGSPSSSYHSQNPDYYKKELQGGASNQYNGISGGYQGQGQYQSGYDTSRQQIVDCQCVPISQCPAADRIGRKEDLILPIDPRNLGKDIEALSDDALSSNATTPAEGKKAEEKADEDDKKRTRRQADQKDDEASDLSLDAQGRAYYGNRPVEKTCRINEVCCRRPLRPQAPPQQFGRCGVRNAAGITGRIKNPVYVDGDSEFGEYPWHVAILKKDPKESIYACGGTLIDAQHIISAAHCIKSQNGFDLRVRLGEWDVNHDVEFFPYIERDVVSVHIHPEYYAGTLDNDLAVLKLDQPVDFTKNPHISPACLPDKYSDFTGARCWTTGWGKDAFGEHGKYQNILKEVDVPILSHQQCEAQLRNTRLGYSYKLNPGFVCAGGEEGKDACKGDGGGPLVCDRNGAMHVVGVVSWGIGCGQVNVPGVYVKVSAYLPWIQQITQSYQ